The uncultured Fibrobacter sp. genome includes the window GTGAAACTTGCGATGTAGAAGTCGACGCTCTGCTTCGGGCTCGGGAGCAACTTGTGCTCGGCGAGGAGGTCTGCGAGCACCACGTCGCCCATGCCAAAGCCCACGCCCGGGATGCGTTCGCCACCGAGCTTTTCGGTGAGGCTGTCGTAACGGCCACCGCCAGCGATAGCGCGCATGGATTTGCCCTTGTCAAAGACTTCGAACACGATGCCGGTGTAGTAGGCGAGGCCACGAACGATAGAGAGGTCGAGGTTCACGCATTCACCGTAACCTGCGGCGGTAAGGGTTGCGAACAGGTCTTCGATTTCCTGGAGGGCGGCCGTCGCGTTTTCGCTATGTACCTTGGCCTTGACTTCTTCGATGCTCTTGCAGCTCATGAAGTCGTCGAGCTTTTTCACCTGGTCTTCGCTGAGGCC containing:
- a CDS encoding ATP phosphoribosyltransferase regulatory subunit, translated to GLSEDQVKKLDDFMSCKSIEEVKAKVHSENATAALQEIEDLFATLTAAGYGECVNLDLSIVRGLAYYTGIVFEVFDKGKSMRAIAGGGRYDSLTEKLGGERIPGVGFGMGDVVLADLLAEHKLLPSPKQSVDFYIASFTNDMKKVFETAQVFRSASSSKEGGKPFSVAHPLAAMKMGKQLDQANYQGAKIVVYVDGSKAAEGEFEYKDMRTGEMFVGNVAAIIDRL